The stretch of DNA TATGAGAGGCAGCGTGGTCTGTTGGGCCGGCAGGGGGAAGTGATACAAGGAAGCATTCAAAGCCACataacagagccaggaatagctcCCGGTATCCTGAGCCTTAGTCCAGCACCCTAGCCACTGGGCCCACCTGCTTCTGCTGTCTTGGGGGTTGTTATCAATATGGCACATGCCTTTGTTTTAGCTATGCCAATAGGAAGCCCACAATGCGACCAAGATGAATGATGAGACGCGAAATAATTCCACCTCCTGCATCAGGGTGAAGATCCCCGCCGTCCACGTAAGTGCAGCCACATGCCCAGCCACACTCATGACTTTTGCTCATGATCCGGATAACGCTGAGCCCTGAAGTCAGTGACACTTTCTGGGTCCTGTGCCCTCTAGTGCCTTCTGCAATATTTGAGCCACAAAAAGCCACCCAGAgagagccacccctccccccacctagcTCCACAAATAAACAGGGTTATGGTTCCCTTGAGCTTAGGTTTCATGGGGTCAAATCCAACCTGCCAGCATCCCATTAAAGAGCCTTAATATGTCACCAAGCAATGTCTGCAGGGATGGTGCTCTTCATGATCACCCCCACTCCCCAATATTATCTGGCCCTATCAAGGAAACCTCAGTTACAAGCCAACAGCAAGATCTGGGATGAGaatggaagctgtggggaaaTTAGGCACATGGGACTGTTATCAGAGAACGGTGGAGTGACTCTGCTTAAATCAATGgggttagggccagattctgctctcagtgcccCTGGGGTAGATCCAGAGTcacccactgactgcaatgggggtccaggctggattctgatctcagctccccCTGGGGTTCATCTGGAGTCACCCACTCACTGCAATGGAGTCAgtcccagattctgatctcacttatgtctggtgtaaatccagagtaactccagtgaatttaacagggctggggccagcttCTGATCCCCTGTACTCTAGTCCAATCTAgcataatcccattgaagtcagtgaggctgGGGCTAGATCTTGCTTTCATTTATCCTGGTCTAAACCTGGAATAACTCCAGATTGATAGCAATAGAGTAAGAGTCAGCAACTTATCCCACTGGAAACCCACGGCGTCACTCCAGATTGATAGCACATTCCAGCTCTCCGTATTCATGTGTTCTTGCTGATGCAACTTTCCCCTTTGGAGAGCCCTTTCGTATGTGGCCACGATTCACCATGGGTCTCTAATAGGATCCCCATATCTCCTCTCCGAGGTGGAACTCAAACCCGGTGACCTGATTGAGATCTTCCGCTCATGCTACCAGCACTGGGCAATCTACGTCGGTGATGGCAAAGTCGTTCACCTGGCTCCTCCTTGTAAGTGCCCCCCTCCCTAAAGGGGGAGGTGTCTTTTGCTGGAGGCTGAAGGTGGGTCCCGGCCATGGGAGTGCCTTAGGGGTTTCTATCTGCAGAGGAGCCAGTGCTCTGTGCAGGATTTGGGGATCCCATGCCATGGGAGCTGCAGCCCTTATGTGCCTTGGAGGCCAGCTGCATGGACGTTCAGCAGTGCTGACTGCCATACAGCAGAGTGTAGTACTGCCTGCTGGCACTGGGGGGAGCTGGAACAGCTACAGCCCTGAAGAGTGTGGTAGGGCTCGCTGCCACTGGGGGACTCAGTGCTCCAGCCTCTGGAGGCTGCACTACCCCTGCCTGTCCCCTGCTGGTGCGGAAGGGGACTGCAGGCAGCACAGGGTGGAGGTGCAGAGCAGAGATTGGCTgtatgcaaagctgcctgctgcctctgctcctgCAGCCACAGGAAGGTGTGGTTGGGTGGGGGATGCCCACGTATCAGCCACTGTTCCCAGCCTCCAGGGATGCGAGGAGACCTCTGGGGAGATGCAATTTCCCCCAGGCGCCATGGAATCTCCCTGCGTCATACCCAGCTCAGTGCCGACTCAACGGatctcgctctcccccacccaagGTGAGCACCCCACGGACGGCGTTGCCAGCGTCCTGGCTGCCCTGTCCGACAGAGCCTATGTGAAGAAGGACTGGCTGGAGGACGTGGTGCGCAAGGACCGCTACCGGGTGAACAACAAGCACGACGAGACTCACCACCCGCTGCCAATCTCCAAGATCGTCCGGCGGgcccaggagctggtggggcGCGAGATGCCCTACAACCTGACCAGCCACAACTGTGAGCACTTCGTCATGGAGCTGCGCTATGGCGTGGCCATGAGCGACCAGGTGGGTGTGAGAGGGATAGGGCCTCACACCAGCATGGTGACTGTGACCCATGGATCGAACCTGGCACCCCCCAGACCTAAGCGCCTGAGCCTCCTGGGACAGCAGCTGGTCCTTAGGGGTGAATGAGACTCAGCCCCCCCAGGAATGTCATTGCCTTGCAGCGTGGCTGATGTACTGCAGGGTACAGTTCCGCCTGCTGCCCCAGGATCTCCTCAAGTAGCTGCAGCCCCCTGTGTGACCACTATCAATTCCCCACTCTTCCCCAGCACGAATTACTATTTGGTATTTGTTTTGTGGTGGCGCTTAGGAACCCCGCTCActgaccaggaccccattgcaaTAGACTCTGTACAAACCCAGTCAAACCCAGCGTCGGACCCCCTGCAAAACGAATCCAGCAAGTTCCCTTCCCCCGAAATGATTGCACAACCAGAGCATGTCAGCGGCTACCTCTGTTCCCCTGCCTTGGTGCCTCTTCACAGCCccagcaggctgctgctgcctcctttcctTTAAGTATTACAGCTCTGCGTTAGTAGCAAGAGGCTGtaggggcaggcgggggagagCGGGAGTCATGCCCCTAGGACGGAAGATCTTGACCTATCCTGTGGCCTCCCTGGACGGGGCTTTTGCAGCAGGTGCTGCTTGACGTCTCATGGGCTGGCCGGACGTCTCAGCCTTCCTTTCCACCTCGCTTGCCTCAAGCCTGTAAATGACCCCACATGGGAACCCCCGTGTCTGATGGGCACTTTGTTCTGTTCTGCAGGTCACAGAAGCAATAGCCATGGGCACTGTGGGGGTGATGGGAGTGGCGGCGGCTGTGATCAGATCCATGGCTCAGAGACGCAAGCATCGGAAGGAGTAGCAGCAGATGGAGGGAGCGGGGTTCGTACCTGCACTGGCTTGGGGCGATTAACCCAGCTCTCATCCTTTATCATCAGATTGTTTTCAGTGCAAGATGAAAGGTAAATGAGATTTCGTGAACAAAGCTGCCCCATAGCTGACACCCAATTGTATCCCAATAAACTCATCTTGAGACCCCTGCGTCTTGCTGTCTGGGCTGAAAACATACAGTAATGTGGCTCATAGCTTGGTCACCTTGTGCTGTGGTTTCCCATCTTCTCTCCCATGCTAAGCCGGGTTGGGCTGGCTCAGTGTATTCACGAATGATCTCCTGGGAAATTGCACTGATTCAACAGGGGACGCTCTGAGTGAGGTGCTCCCTTTCTGATGTAACCCAAGATCATAATCATGAAAGATCCCAAGGCACTTTTGTGAAAGAACCTCTAGGGTTTTAACCCTCGGGTCCTGGTCAAATACCCAGGGGAGTCATTTCATTCTGTCTTCTTAAATTCCTCCCTGTAGTTTCAAATGGATACAGAACTCACCTGGCTTCCTTAGCGGGTGGGTAGTATTGCTATTAAACATTTGTAGTGTTCCactccagaagcagctgcatgtcATTGCCGgatgagggatccctgtataaataaCCCCCATGcctcaccccagagatggcttcATCTCAGCTCTGTGTGGTGTAGAGAGGTTTGGCTAGAGCTCGTCTCTCTCCCAGAGCGGAGGGGGACCACACCGCCTCGCTACTTCCTTCCAGTCATTGACGGGGAATTAGCTTGGCCGCGGGAGTCTATCGCCGCGGCTGCAGTAGAGGCAAACACAGCCAGTTATTCGTGCCCGGCCCGTGGTCGGCGGGCAATAGTGAGTCAGTGGCTCAGGCCcttgggcaggggctgagcaaggcAGGTAAACAACAAGCCCAGGCCCTTGGCTCAGAAGggcctggaagagggggagactgccatccacaagttgggtggcaggggggaggcaggcccacccactccactgcgtcccaccccggggccctagcagcggcagaagGTCTGCtgttgagtcagtggggatcctggctgcaacacactgacctaggctctggcagtgctgcagccagactcgGGTCAGCTACCCCCGGGCCACTTCCAAACTCCCCCTCTGGAGGTACCTAGGTTAGGACGGTGTCTTCCGGGTGGTcaagcaccatggggtcctctgGGTAACTGGCGAAGGGCAAGATGGGCAGCTCCTCAGGGCTCTGGTTGGTGTTGGGCATCGGCAGGTCAGGTCGAGCCTCGGATCCGCTGTAGGTTGCCGGGATCTCCCAACCGGGAGCTAGGCCAGAGGCATCTGGCCTCTCCAATGGCTGCGCCTCGAGTGAGCTCTGGGGTcgggcttttatacttcctgtcctgcgccttgacctctggggggTGGGCACGGGACTCgctggctccacccactctggtGTTGGGAGGGGCTCATCCCTCTCCGGGTCGTCAGGGAACTACACCGCCTTGCTACAGCTGGATAAACAGCACCTGCACCCCACCAGAAATAGCTGCATCTCAGCATCGGACGAACAATCCCTGTGTAAACATCGGTCATGTTGCATCCCAGAGCGGGCTGGATTTCAGCACTAAGTGAGAGATCCCTGTATAACCTGCTGCAGCACAAACCAGTGCTATTGAGCTGGCTGTAAGAACTCACTTTGCTCATctgaaaatgtattatttaaaaacgAAATCCTGGTTTTTGAGCCAATCTCATAATATCTCTTGCAGCTGCACTCCTGAGTTTGAACATGCAGGGTTGTGGCAATACTGtaacatttctgttttaaaatccatttatatGATTTCTGGCTATTTCCCCTTGCAACACCCTaaacattttctctctgtgaTGGGGTTCCTGGGGTA from Eretmochelys imbricata isolate rEreImb1 chromosome 7, rEreImb1.hap1, whole genome shotgun sequence encodes:
- the LOC144267497 gene encoding phospholipase A and acyltransferase 3-like, producing MNDETRNNSTSCIRVKIPAVHVRSPYLLSEVELKPGDLIEIFRSCYQHWAIYVGDGKVVHLAPPCEHPTDGVASVLAALSDRAYVKKDWLEDVVRKDRYRVNNKHDETHHPLPISKIVRRAQELVGREMPYNLTSHNCEHFVMELRYGVAMSDQVTEAIAMGTVGVMGVAAAVIRSMAQRRKHRKE